One Chelonoidis abingdonii isolate Lonesome George chromosome 17, CheloAbing_2.0, whole genome shotgun sequence DNA segment encodes these proteins:
- the GPR137 gene encoding integral membrane protein GPR137 isoform X1, translated as MEQAASNLTVIVPAQRLTPAFPPAVKLGLTALYTALYALLFLSVYAQLWLVLLYRHKKLSYQTVFLFLCLFWATLRTTLFSFYFKNTLKANQLGPFLYWLLYCCPVCLQFFTLTLMNLYFAQVVFKAKAKYHPNMTKGLLAVRGACLGASLLFLAVNVACAFVVRLGRAEPWAVVLTRVLINDSLFVLGAITLALCLCLVARGSPSTSLYLQAKGTTVCQTAAMGGTMVLLHASRACYNLVALALSSHTRLDSFDYDWYNVSDQADLITDLGDQGYLVFGLILFMWELLPTALLVGFFRVHRPPQDLSANHIINGQLGGSRSYFFDHPGQYENEGPPRRKGSSLAGRLGSGSWYGAIGRTGRDPDWLGGQPPTTPLLFSQVTVQTSHHHSLYSTPQT; from the exons ATGGAGCAAGCTGCCAGCAACCTGACGGTGATTGTGCCAGCCCAGCGCCTGACGCCAGCTTTTCCCCCGGCGGTCAAGCTGGGGCTCACAGCGCTGTACACGGCGCTGTATGCCCTGCTCTTCCTCTCAGTTTAtgcccagctgtggctggtgcTGCTCTACCGGCACAAGAAGCTCAGCTATCagactgtcttcctcttcctctgcctgttCTGGGCCACCCTCCGCACCACGCTCTTCTCCTTCTACTTCAAGAACACTCTCAAGGCGAACCAGCTGGGCCCCTTCCTCTACTGGCTGCTCTACTGCTGCCCCGTCTGCCTCCAGTTCTTCACCTTGACGCTCATGAACCTCTACTTTGCCCAG GTGGTGTTCAAGGCTAAAGCTAAGTACCACCCAAACATGACCAAAGGGCT GCTGGCTGTGCGGGGGGCCTGCCTGGGCGCCAGCCTGCTCTTCCTGGCAGTGAATGTGGCCTGCGCATTCGTGGTGCGGCTGGGGCGGGCTGAGCCCTGGGCCGTGGTGCTGACCCGTGTCCTCATCAACGACTCACTCTTCGTGCTGGGTGCTATCACCCTGGCGCTCTGCCTCTGCCTCGTGGCTCGTGGCTCACCAAGCACCAGCCTCTACCTGCAGGCCAAG ggcaCCACAGTGTGCCAGACAGCAGCCATGGGTGGCACCATGGTACTGCTGCACGCCAGCCGTGCCTGCTACAACCTGGTGGCCCTGGCGTTGAGCTCCCACACCCGGCTGGATTCCTTTGACTATGACTGGTACAATGTTTCGGACCAG gcgGATCTGATCACTGACCTGGGGGACCAAGGATATCTGGTTTTTGGCCTCATCCTCTTTATGTGGGAGCTGCTGCCAACTGCCCTGCTGGTGGGCTTCTTCCGGGTGCACCGCCCTCCCCAGGACCTG AGTGCCAACCACATCATCAATGGGCAGCTTGGGGGCTCCCGTTCCTACTTCTTTGACCACCCCGGGCAATATGAGAACGAGGGCCCCCCCCGCAGGAAGGGAAGCAG CCTGGCAGGCCGACTGGGCAGCGGCAGCTGGTATGGAGCCATTGGCCGGACTGGGAGGGATCCGGACTGGCtgggggggcagccccccacaacccccctgCTCTTTTCCCAGGTCACTGTGCAGACCAGCCACCACCACAGCCTCTACTCCACCCCACAGACCTAG
- the LOC116838824 gene encoding uncharacterized protein LOC116838824, which produces MEAWELMGGLQSVQRELAQCTEQRDQAVAKVRALERRVQQLLEELRGQRQRAGATQRRLEQQEKEHRQELAELERHHREALEQQGTRLDIPVSPHRPPNNGLGGSEQERRHPGCGQRSLSSSRQERAPEKRGAAGKVRGSSAESPRVVGRLVPSGERSREPESPTELPALRAEVLGLRRRLAASESLRKGLLENCWQLHQGARDLTGERRALAEMLLAHDAAIQHKEEAEELQGAPGPGLAKGDGGELQALAVESEAQVWGAPGPGLPEGDAQEVGELKVLRGELRALALGKAEAETQAAQAQERLRRLQETLGLQTERLALACEAQSQHVAELLTEGHEREQELERLSQALREAGRVRELLEAEVGRLQVLLGGDTPPTGSPEPPPTAPEPGLPEPLPTAPEPGPPSLASPTPAELPIPLELPLSALELAVVSRMWLARKQGWHSARALLQNILWELQKLAGQAGLQEQLEEALSRLLQENQALRAELALWQSHTREECTTPATGDRQHQGTSATPPPALLGDRGQEDLTYVLQTAWPGVRDAQTQTEGPARGRRHGELILAAFDHTQYEPYGLPEVVMKGFADIPSGPSCPYVLRRGLLGSTPLAQLAPKAEPEEDPAEPDMGTSV; this is translated from the exons ATGGAGGCCTGGGAGTTGATGGGGGGACTGCAGTCAGTGCAGCGGGAGCTGGCCCAGTGCACAGAGCAACGGGACCAGGCAGTCGCTAAG GTGCGTGCCCTGGAACGGCGGGTGCAGCAGCTGTTGGAGGAGCTGAGGGGCcagaggcagagagcaggggccACGCAGCGCCGCCtggagcagcaggagaaggagcaCCGGCAG GAGCTGGCGGAGCTGGAGCGGCACCATCGGGAAGCACTGGAGCAGCAGGGTACCCGGTTGGACATTCCTGTGTCCCCCCACCGCCCACCAAACAAC ggcctggggggatcagagcaggagcggcgccaccCAGGCTGTGGCCAGCGCAGCCTCAGCAGCTCCCGGCAGGAACGGGCACCCGAGAAACGAGGGGCAGCTGGGAAGGTCAGAG GTTCCTCAGCAGAGAGTCCCCGAGTTGTGGGCAGGCTGGTGCCCAGTGGGGAGCGGAGCCGGGAGCCGGAGTCCCCCACAGAGCTGCCGGCCCTGAGGGCTGAGGTTTTGGGGCTGCGCCGGCGCCTGGCTGCCTCTGAGAGCCTGCGCAAGGGGCTGCTGGAAAACTGCTGGCAGCTGCATCAAGGCGCCCGGGACCTGACTGGGGAGCGCCGGGCACTGGCTGAGATGCTGCTGGCCCATGATGCTGCCATTCAGCACAAGGAAGAGGcggaggagctgcagggagcgcCAGGGCCCGGCCTGGCcaaaggggatgggggggaactGCAGGCCCTGGCTGTGGAGTCGGAGGCTCAGGTCTGGGGGGCACCAGGCCCTGGCCTGCCTGAGGGGGATGCtcaggaggtgggggagctgaAGGTGCTGCGGGGGGAGTTGAGGGCCCTGGCCCTGGGCAAGGCTGAGGCAGAGACTCAGGCAGCCCAGGCCCAGGAGCGGCTGCGGCGGCTCCAGGAGACGCTGGGGTTGCAGACAGAGCGGCTGGCACTGGCCTGTGAGGCTCAGAGCCAGCATGTGGCagagctgctgactgagggccacGAGAGGGAGCAAGAGCTGGAGCGCCTGAGCCAGGCGCTGCGGGAGGCGGGACGGGTCCGCGAGCTGCTGGAGGCTGAGGTGGGGCGGCTGCAGGTGCTGCTGGGTGGGGACACACCTCCCACTGGTTCACCTGAgccgccccccacagccccagagcCTGGCCTGCCTGAGccgctccccacagccccagagcCTGGCCCCCCAAGTTtggcctcccccacccctgctgagcTGCCCATTCCCCTGGAGTTGCCACTCAGTGCCCTGGAGTTGGCTGTGGTTAGCAGGATGTGGCTGGCAAGGAAGCAGGGCTGGCACAGTGCACGGGCACTGCTGCAGAATATCCTGTGGGAGCTACAGaagctggcaggccaggctggattgcaggagcag CTGGAGGAGGCGCTGTCCCGTCTGCtgcaggagaatcaggccctgcggGCTGAGCTGGCACTGTGGCAATCCCACACCCGAGAGGAATGTACCACACCTGCCACTGGAGACAGACAACACCAGGGGACCTCAGCCACCCCCCCTCCAGCGCTCCTAGGGGATAGAGGCCAGGAGGACCTTACTTATG tTCTCCAGACTGCCTGGCCAGGGGTGCGGGATGCCCAGACCCAGACAGAGGGGCCAGCACGGGGCAGGCGCCACGGGGAGCTCATCTTGGCAGCCTTCGACCACACTCAGTATGAACCCTATGGGCTGCCTGAGGTCGTCATGAAAG GTTTTGCCGACATCCCCTCCGGCCCCTCCTGCCCCTACGTCCTTCggagggggctcctgggcagTACCCCCTTGGCCCAGCTGGCACCCAAAGCTGAGCCAGAGGAGGATCCCGCTGAACCTGATATGGGCACCAGCGTCTGA
- the GPR137 gene encoding integral membrane protein GPR137 isoform X2: protein MEQAASNLTVIVPAQRLTPAFPPAVKLGLTALYTALYALLFLSVYAQLWLVLLYRHKKLSYQTVFLFLCLFWATLRTTLFSFYFKNTLKANQLGPFLYWLLYCCPVCLQFFTLTLMNLYFAQVVFKAKAKYHPNMTKGLLAVRGACLGASLLFLAVNVACAFVVRLGRAEPWAVVLTRVLINDSLFVLGAITLALCLCLVARGSPSTSLYLQAKGTTVCQTAAMGGTMVLLHASRACYNLVALALSSHTRLDSFDYDWYNVSDQADLITDLGDQGYLVFGLILFMWELLPTALLVGFFRVHRPPQDLGQDDKGPTMSCWIRRSQKMGEQPASFPGLLSQSLGVISQFFGPQSLFFERSQKGVRGRTVQPLSVLSTS from the exons ATGGAGCAAGCTGCCAGCAACCTGACGGTGATTGTGCCAGCCCAGCGCCTGACGCCAGCTTTTCCCCCGGCGGTCAAGCTGGGGCTCACAGCGCTGTACACGGCGCTGTATGCCCTGCTCTTCCTCTCAGTTTAtgcccagctgtggctggtgcTGCTCTACCGGCACAAGAAGCTCAGCTATCagactgtcttcctcttcctctgcctgttCTGGGCCACCCTCCGCACCACGCTCTTCTCCTTCTACTTCAAGAACACTCTCAAGGCGAACCAGCTGGGCCCCTTCCTCTACTGGCTGCTCTACTGCTGCCCCGTCTGCCTCCAGTTCTTCACCTTGACGCTCATGAACCTCTACTTTGCCCAG GTGGTGTTCAAGGCTAAAGCTAAGTACCACCCAAACATGACCAAAGGGCT GCTGGCTGTGCGGGGGGCCTGCCTGGGCGCCAGCCTGCTCTTCCTGGCAGTGAATGTGGCCTGCGCATTCGTGGTGCGGCTGGGGCGGGCTGAGCCCTGGGCCGTGGTGCTGACCCGTGTCCTCATCAACGACTCACTCTTCGTGCTGGGTGCTATCACCCTGGCGCTCTGCCTCTGCCTCGTGGCTCGTGGCTCACCAAGCACCAGCCTCTACCTGCAGGCCAAG ggcaCCACAGTGTGCCAGACAGCAGCCATGGGTGGCACCATGGTACTGCTGCACGCCAGCCGTGCCTGCTACAACCTGGTGGCCCTGGCGTTGAGCTCCCACACCCGGCTGGATTCCTTTGACTATGACTGGTACAATGTTTCGGACCAG gcgGATCTGATCACTGACCTGGGGGACCAAGGATATCTGGTTTTTGGCCTCATCCTCTTTATGTGGGAGCTGCTGCCAACTGCCCTGCTGGTGGGCTTCTTCCGGGTGCACCGCCCTCCCCAGGACCTG GGTCAGGATGACAAAGGCCCAACGATGTCATGCTGGATCCGGAGGTCCCAGAAGATGGGGGAGCAGCCAGCCTCTTTTCCTGGTCTCCTGTCTCAGTCCCTGGGTGTTATCAGCCAGTTTTTTGGACCCCAAAGTCTTTTCTTTGAAAGGTCCCAGAAAGGGGTGAGGGGCAGGACAGTCCAGCCCCTCAGtgttttgtccaccagttag